GCGGGAACGGGTGCTGCGCGAGGCGCGGGCCCTCGCCCGGCTGTCCCACCCCCACGTGGTGACGATCCATCACATCGTGGCCCAGGATCCGCACCCCTGGCTGGTCATGGAACTGCTGCCGGGCGACAGTCTGCAGGACCGCCTCGTCCACGGCCCGCTGCCGCCGCAGGAGGCGGCCCGCGTCGGCCGGGAGGTGCTCTCCGCGCTGCGCGCCGCGCACGCCGCCGGCATCCACCACCGCGATGTGAAACCGGCGAACGTCCTGCTGCGCGCGGACGGCCGGGCGGTCCTCACCGACTTCGGCATCGCCGCGCTCCAGGGCTCCACCGCCCTCACGGCGGCAGGCGATCTCATCGGCTCGCCCGAGTACATCGCCCCCGAGCGCATCCGGGGCGGCGAGGAGACCTGGGCCTCCGACTTCTGGTCACTGGGCATGTTGCTGTACGTGGCCGTGGAGGGCATCAGTCCGCTGCGCCGGGCCACCACGCTCGCCACCCTGGCCGCCGTCCTGGACGACCCGGTGCCACCGCCGGTGCGGTCCGGGCCGCTGGCACCCGTACTGACGGCCCTGCTGGTACGGGACCCGGCCGCGCGGCCCGACGGCGCCCGGCTGGACGAGCTGCTGGCGCGGGCGGAAGCGGCCCCCGGCCATCCGCCGACCCGGTGGGACGGGCCCCGCCCGCCGGCCACGCCCCCGCACTCCCTGCCGACGGTCACCAACGGCTCCGGCGGGAGCACCGGGCCCACCGGCCCCATGCCGCCCGGCGCACCGCGCTCCCGGCGCGGCCCCTTGGCGGTCGTGGCCGCCGCCGTCGCCGCGGTGCTGCTGGCGGGTGGCGTCTATCTCGCCGTCAAACCCGGCGGCGACGGGACCCGCGCCGCCGACGGGCCGGCCACCGGGGCATCCCCCGGCACGGCGGGTGACGGCAGGCCCGGCACCGCCGGCAAGAGCCCCACCCCGCGCGCCTCCGCCGCGGGGAGCCCGGCCCCGGCCGGGCCCGCGGGCACCTGGATCGCCCAGCTCCACTCCGAGCCCGTCTCCACCGGCACCGCCACCCGGGACCGGCGGCTGGCGACCGTCCGCGCGAGCATCCCCGAGGCGGTCATGCTGCGCAGCGACGACTACGCCTCGCTCAAGCCCGGCTACTGGGTCTTCTACGCCCCCGGGCCGTTCGCCAATGGGGCGGAGGCGGTCAACTGGTGCGCGGAGCGCGGCCGTACCACCAGGAACGCGTGCGTGGGCCGGTACGTGAGCCACAGCGCGGGCGACCGGGACGCGCTGTGCCTTCCCGCGACGGGCGCGACAACAGGTACGACAATAAACAGCTGCACTCGCCGATAAGGCACAAACGGCACATTTCCCTTCGCGCTCCTCATGGCGGAGAGAGGCGGTCCGGCGGCAAACCACAAGAACGCTTCCCCCTTCCTTTCCTCTCGCGGCCCGGGATACCTCTGGGTGCGGGCGGCCGAACCGTGAACCGCCCGCACCTGCCTGGAAGCCTGGAAGCCTGGAAAGGAGCCTCACCATGGGCAACGCACCGTCGGGGACACCCAAGGACGACGACGGCTGGTACGTGGACGACCGCTGTACGAACTGCGACGTCGCCCGGCAGCTCGCCCCGACGCTGATCGGCGAGGTCGACGGCCGCTCGGAGATCCTCCGCCAGCCGCGTGACGCGGCGGAGGCCGGTCTGCTGCACGCCGCCGCGTACGCCTGCCCCACCCGCTCGATCCGCCGCACTGCCGGCCGGCTGGACCCGGCGCAGGACCCGTTCCCGATGGCCCTCGACGAGGGGGTCCTGCTGTGCGGCCACAACTCCAACCACACCGCCGGGGCCAACTCCTATCTGCTGCACCGCCCTTCGGGGACCTGGATGATGGTGGACACACCCCGCTGGAGCGAGCCGCTGGCCGCGCGGTACGAGGCGCTGGGCCCGGTCACCGACGTCCTGCTCACCCACCGGGACCACGTCGCGCACGGGCGTCGCTACGCCGACCGTTTCGGGGCCCGGTTATGGATCCACGAAGGCGACCTCGACGCCGCGCCGGACGCCGACCGCGTGCTGCGCGGCACCGGTCCGGCCGCGATCGCCGAGGGCGTCATCGCCCATCCGCTGCCCGGGCACACCCGAGGCAGCGTGCTCTACGTCGCGGACGAGCGGTACTGCTTCAGCGGCGACAGCCTCTACTGGTCACGCACGACGGCGGACATCGAGGTGGCGGAAAGCGTCACCTGGTACTCCATCGAGGAGTTGGCCGCTTCCCTGTCGCGCACCGCGGCCCGGCTGCGCTTCGAGTGGCTGCTGCCGGGCCACGGCGACCGCAAGCGGCTCCCGGCGGCGGAGATGTCCCGGCGGCTCGAACGGCTGACGGTCCGCACCCGGGCACTGCGGCCCCGGCCCGTCGACTTCACCGCCGTCCGGTGGTGAACGCCCGGGCCGCCGCGGCTCACCGGCCGGTGACCAGCGCGAGCCCCACGGCGTCGCGGGCGGCGGCGCCCTCGGCGAAGGCCGCCGCGTAGACCCGCGCGTCGAGGGCGCCACGGATGACGCGCTCCGCCTCGGCGTGGGCGTCGTGGAGGGGGCGCAGACCCGCGAGCGCGACGCCGATCGCCTCGCGGAGCTGGTAGGAGGCACCCATGAGCCGGGCGGCCCGGTGGGGGTCGCCGAGGGCGGCGGCGGTCCAGGCCATGGCGTGGACGCCCCAGCAGGGGCCCCACCGGTCGCCGATGTCGCGTTGACGGCGCAGGGAGTCGTCGAGCAGACCCGCGGCCCGGTGGGGGTCGCCGTGGCGCAGTTCGCCCAGGGCCATCACCCACAGGCCCCACGAATACGCCCAGCCCGCCCGGTAGTCGTCGGCTTCGGTCATATGGGCACGGCAGTCGGCCAGCGCGGCCTGCCGCTCGCCGAGCAGGGCCGATGCCATCGCCCCGAGCATCGTGGCCATGTGGGCGTCACCGAGTTGGCCGTCGCGGCGGTACCGCTCCCGGGCCCGCGCGAAGAGTGCGATGGCGCGTGGGTCCCGCTGGACGAGCAGGGCGTGGGCGCCCTCGATATAGGTGAGGGCGCCCTCCGCCGCGCCGTCGGTGATGCGCCGTGCCGACTCCCGGCAGTCGGCGAGGAAGCGCTCGGCGGCCGGCTGGTCCCCTTGGCACAGCGCGATCCAGGTGGCGAGCGCGAGGGCGCCGGCCCGCAGCGGACCCTGGGCGTCGGGGGCGAGGCCGAGGGTGCGGGTCAGCCAGTGCCGGCCTTCGCCGAGGGAGCTGCTGAAGAACCAGAAGCGGACCCGGGTGAGGTTCGCGGCGATCGTCAGCCCGGCCCGGGGCTCGCCCGGCCCGGCGGTGCAGAAGTCCAGCGCCGCCCGCAGGTTGGGCAGTTCCCGCCGGAGCCGTGACAGCCACTCCACTTCGCGCGGTCCGCACCAGTCGGCGGCGGCCCGTGCGGCGACGTCCTCGTAGTACGCGCAGTGGCGGCGCCGCAGGGCCACGTCCTGGCCGAGGTCGCGGAGCCTGCGCTGCCCGTACTGACGGATGGTCTCCAGCATCCGGTAGCGGGTGCGGTGGCCGTCCGTGGCGGCCGTGAGCACCGACTTGTGCACCAGGGCGGCGAGGATGTCGATGACGTCCTCCCGGGGCACGCCGTCCGCCCCCTCCGAGGAGCACACCGTCTCGGCCGCTTCGAGGTCGAACCCGCCGGCGAACACCGACAGCCGCGCCCACAGCAGCCGTTCCCGCTCCCCGCAGAGGTCATAGCTCCAGTCGACGACCCCGCGCAGGGTCCGCTGGTAGCGCGGCACGGTCCGCGCGCCGCCGTGGGTCAGCAGCCGGAAGCGGTCGTCGAGCCGTTCGAGCACCTCCTCGACGGAGAGGGTGCTCAGCCGGACGGCGGCCAGCTCGATCGCCAGCGGAATGCCGTCGAGGCGCCGGCACAACTGGCCGACGGCGGCGTGGTTCTCCTCGGTGATCCGGAAGTCGGGGGCGGAGGCCGCGGCGCGGTCGCCCAGCAGCCGTACCGCCTCGCTGCGTGGCACCGGCAGGCCGCCGCCCCCACTCTCCTCGAACGCGGGCACGGCCAGGGGCGGTACGACCAGCAGGTGCTCGCCCGGGACGCCGAGCCCCTGCCGGCTCGTCGCCAGCACGCGCAGGCCGGGCGCCGCGCGCAGCAGGGTGGCCAGCAGCTCGCCGGCGGCGTCCGCGACGTGCTCGCAGTTGTCCACGACCAGCAGCAGGTGTCTGTCGCGCAGGTACTCGACCAGCACCTGGGTGCCGGGGCGGGCGGACTGGTCGAGGATGCCGAGGGCCCCGGCGATCTCCCGGTCGAGCAGGCCGGGCTCGACCAGCGGAGCCAGGTCGGCCAGCCACACCCCGTGCGGGAACGCCCAGGCCGCCTCGGCCGCCGTGCGCAGCGCGAGGCGGGTCTTGCCCACGCCGCCGGGGCCGGTCAGCGTGACCAGCCGGGCGCTCTCGAGCAGCCGCCGTGCCCGGCGCAGCATCCCGCCGCGGCCGACGAAGCTGGTCATCTCGGCGGGGAGGTTGCCGCCGGCCCGCGCCGCGCCGTGCTCCGGGGTCACGACGGTCAGCCCGGGGTCGGCGGTCAGGATCCGCTGATGGAGCTTCCACAGCTCCGCGCCGGGGTCGACGCCCAGCTCCTCCAGGAGCAGCCCGCTGACGGTGCGGTAG
The window above is part of the Streptomyces syringium genome. Proteins encoded here:
- a CDS encoding MBL fold metallo-hydrolase; amino-acid sequence: MGNAPSGTPKDDDGWYVDDRCTNCDVARQLAPTLIGEVDGRSEILRQPRDAAEAGLLHAAAYACPTRSIRRTAGRLDPAQDPFPMALDEGVLLCGHNSNHTAGANSYLLHRPSGTWMMVDTPRWSEPLAARYEALGPVTDVLLTHRDHVAHGRRYADRFGARLWIHEGDLDAAPDADRVLRGTGPAAIAEGVIAHPLPGHTRGSVLYVADERYCFSGDSLYWSRTTADIEVAESVTWYSIEELAASLSRTAARLRFEWLLPGHGDRKRLPAAEMSRRLERLTVRTRALRPRPVDFTAVRW
- a CDS encoding BTAD domain-containing putative transcriptional regulator codes for the protein MPQAQDGTSSTPPGTDFAFGVLGPLEVRRHGRPVELRAAKQRALLASLLIDANKVVPTETLMARLWEEEPPEGARNTLQNYVLRVRRALGPTGSGTGGPVLTCAQGYLVEVSAGALDLHRFDALVDRAKAAMAEGAPARASTLLGEALALWRGEPLSDVPSERLRREVVPALTERRLGAIELRTEADLQLGRHADVLPRLRELTATYPLQERFWAQRMLALYRAGRQGEALDCYRTVSGLLLEELGVDPGAELWKLHQRILTADPGLTVVTPEHGAARAGGNLPAEMTSFVGRGGMLRRARRLLESARLVTLTGPGGVGKTRLALRTAAEAAWAFPHGVWLADLAPLVEPGLLDREIAGALGILDQSARPGTQVLVEYLRDRHLLLVVDNCEHVADAAGELLATLLRAAPGLRVLATSRQGLGVPGEHLLVVPPLAVPAFEESGGGGLPVPRSEAVRLLGDRAAASAPDFRITEENHAAVGQLCRRLDGIPLAIELAAVRLSTLSVEEVLERLDDRFRLLTHGGARTVPRYQRTLRGVVDWSYDLCGERERLLWARLSVFAGGFDLEAAETVCSSEGADGVPREDVIDILAALVHKSVLTAATDGHRTRYRMLETIRQYGQRRLRDLGQDVALRRRHCAYYEDVAARAAADWCGPREVEWLSRLRRELPNLRAALDFCTAGPGEPRAGLTIAANLTRVRFWFFSSSLGEGRHWLTRTLGLAPDAQGPLRAGALALATWIALCQGDQPAAERFLADCRESARRITDGAAEGALTYIEGAHALLVQRDPRAIALFARARERYRRDGQLGDAHMATMLGAMASALLGERQAALADCRAHMTEADDYRAGWAYSWGLWVMALGELRHGDPHRAAGLLDDSLRRQRDIGDRWGPCWGVHAMAWTAAALGDPHRAARLMGASYQLREAIGVALAGLRPLHDAHAEAERVIRGALDARVYAAAFAEGAAARDAVGLALVTGR
- a CDS encoding serine/threonine-protein kinase, translating into MTGGASGQSGRIIDGRFALLERLGSGGMGTVWRARDLALHREVALKEVRPPDPGSAAPGSEATRVLRERVLREARALARLSHPHVVTIHHIVAQDPHPWLVMELLPGDSLQDRLVHGPLPPQEAARVGREVLSALRAAHAAGIHHRDVKPANVLLRADGRAVLTDFGIAALQGSTALTAAGDLIGSPEYIAPERIRGGEETWASDFWSLGMLLYVAVEGISPLRRATTLATLAAVLDDPVPPPVRSGPLAPVLTALLVRDPAARPDGARLDELLARAEAAPGHPPTRWDGPRPPATPPHSLPTVTNGSGGSTGPTGPMPPGAPRSRRGPLAVVAAAVAAVLLAGGVYLAVKPGGDGTRAADGPATGASPGTAGDGRPGTAGKSPTPRASAAGSPAPAGPAGTWIAQLHSEPVSTGTATRDRRLATVRASIPEAVMLRSDDYASLKPGYWVFYAPGPFANGAEAVNWCAERGRTTRNACVGRYVSHSAGDRDALCLPATGATTGTTINSCTRR